The following are from one region of the Streptomyces fradiae genome:
- a CDS encoding transglycosylase domain-containing protein: MSEHRRKPPQPQQQPPYGGRAAARRAAQQPMGRRPAPGRDAATGSPSASYGPPSSYGEEERPYGGRAEARRAAQRGGRRRAPEGGGGPGGPGGRRGGGGGGRGEGPGRGRGGAGGRPPGKKRLIDYPRYGKHGWRRWMPSWKLVTGLFLAFVGSLMGAATIGYAMVGIPNEADSAKQQNNVFYWSDNTVMAATGGEVNRQIIDFAEIPKAMQDAVVSAENKTFWTDSGIDPMGIGRAVWNMAKGGQTQGGSTITQQYVKNNRLDDQSQTVTRKVKELFISMRVGNERGKPEIMAGYLNTSYYGRGAYGLQAAARAYFAKDATDLNPSECALLASVLKGATYYDPAGYPEIDPGASKEANTERARKRWSWILDEMVKDGKLDATERAKYTTMPPTKPRTQGAQLGGQIGYLVRTAEANFLNNSNFTTQQLAKGGFEIHTTFDKKKVQALESAVKKVYKDNIDPEKRPEKDTHVQFGGASVNAETGAIVALYGGQDATKHFTNNADTTGAQVGSTFKPFVLAAALRDGVRDPKGEKVQGPETRRIVDPSKSFYNGTNKLTIKNFDGSTWYDDKGNEWRQVNDGGESVPRVDLRKAMMKSLNSPYVQLGMDVGIDKVRQSAIDAGLLDSSLVKADVPSFSLGISSPSAIRMAGAYATFANNGERNDVFSVTKVLQRGTVVYEHKAEPKRAFTTAVASNVTDVLKDVVEAGTGTNAKLDDREAAGKTGTTDGNNSAWFVGYTPQLSTAIDMYRFPDDENLKGRKFESMKGTGGQAKIHGASFPSEIWHDYMTSALKGTAPKSFPAPEDLDGEAVFGGGAVSPTPTPTATTQSPTPTMTPSTEAPTDKPTKSPDPGKTCSVWDWPCKDNGGTSTGTDSGGAGSGGTTSTPTVDPTSTATTDPTNGGGGGKPGGTSWGAVG, from the coding sequence ATGAGCGAGCACCGTCGCAAACCGCCGCAGCCGCAGCAGCAGCCGCCCTACGGCGGTCGTGCCGCGGCACGGCGCGCCGCCCAGCAGCCGATGGGCCGCAGGCCGGCGCCCGGTCGTGATGCCGCCACAGGGTCCCCTTCCGCCTCGTACGGGCCGCCTTCCTCCTATGGAGAGGAAGAGCGTCCCTACGGCGGACGGGCCGAGGCCCGTCGCGCCGCCCAGCGCGGGGGGCGCCGGCGCGCCCCCGAGGGCGGCGGCGGTCCTGGCGGACCCGGCGGCCGGCGCGGGGGCGGCGGAGGCGGCCGTGGCGAGGGTCCGGGGCGCGGTCGCGGCGGCGCCGGCGGGCGTCCGCCGGGCAAGAAGCGGCTCATCGACTACCCGCGGTACGGCAAGCACGGCTGGCGTCGCTGGATGCCCTCGTGGAAGCTCGTGACGGGCCTGTTCCTGGCGTTCGTCGGCAGCCTCATGGGCGCGGCCACGATCGGGTACGCCATGGTGGGCATCCCGAACGAAGCCGACAGCGCCAAGCAGCAGAACAACGTCTTCTACTGGTCCGACAACACGGTGATGGCCGCGACCGGTGGTGAGGTCAACCGCCAGATCATCGACTTCGCCGAGATTCCGAAGGCCATGCAGGACGCGGTCGTCTCTGCGGAGAACAAGACCTTCTGGACCGACTCCGGCATCGACCCCATGGGCATCGGCCGCGCCGTGTGGAACATGGCCAAGGGCGGCCAGACCCAGGGTGGCTCGACCATCACCCAGCAGTACGTGAAGAACAACCGCCTCGACGACCAGTCGCAGACGGTGACCCGCAAGGTGAAGGAACTCTTCATCTCGATGCGCGTCGGCAATGAGCGGGGCAAGCCCGAGATCATGGCGGGCTACCTCAACACCTCGTACTACGGTCGGGGTGCCTATGGACTCCAGGCCGCCGCCCGCGCGTACTTCGCCAAGGACGCCACCGATCTCAACCCCAGCGAGTGCGCCCTGCTCGCCTCGGTGCTCAAGGGCGCGACCTACTACGACCCGGCCGGCTACCCCGAGATCGACCCGGGTGCCTCCAAGGAGGCGAACACCGAGCGTGCCCGGAAGCGCTGGTCGTGGATCCTCGACGAGATGGTCAAGGACGGGAAGCTCGACGCCACCGAGCGCGCGAAGTACACCACGATGCCGCCGACCAAGCCGCGCACCCAGGGTGCCCAGCTCGGCGGGCAGATCGGCTATCTGGTGCGGACGGCCGAGGCGAACTTCCTGAACAACAGCAACTTCACGACGCAGCAGCTCGCCAAGGGCGGCTTCGAGATCCACACCACCTTCGACAAGAAGAAGGTCCAGGCACTCGAGTCGGCGGTCAAGAAGGTCTACAAGGACAACATCGACCCGGAGAAGCGCCCGGAGAAGGACACCCACGTCCAGTTCGGCGGTGCCTCGGTGAACGCGGAGACCGGCGCCATCGTCGCCCTCTACGGCGGTCAGGACGCCACGAAGCACTTCACCAACAACGCGGACACGACCGGTGCCCAGGTCGGCTCGACCTTCAAGCCCTTCGTGCTGGCCGCCGCGCTGCGCGACGGTGTGCGGGATCCCAAGGGCGAGAAGGTTCAGGGTCCCGAGACCCGCAGGATCGTCGATCCGAGCAAGAGCTTCTACAACGGCACGAACAAGCTGACGATCAAGAACTTCGACGGCTCGACGTGGTACGACGACAAGGGCAACGAGTGGCGTCAGGTCAATGACGGTGGCGAGAGCGTCCCGAGGGTCGACCTGCGCAAGGCCATGATGAAGTCCCTGAACTCGCCGTATGTGCAGCTCGGCATGGACGTCGGCATCGACAAGGTGCGCCAGTCGGCCATCGACGCGGGTCTGCTCGACTCCTCGCTGGTCAAGGCGGACGTCCCGTCCTTCTCGCTCGGTATCTCCTCCCCGAGCGCGATCCGCATGGCCGGCGCCTATGCGACCTTCGCGAACAACGGCGAGCGCAACGACGTCTTCTCCGTGACCAAGGTCCTCCAGCGGGGCACGGTCGTCTACGAGCACAAGGCCGAGCCCAAGCGGGCGTTCACCACGGCCGTCGCCAGCAACGTCACCGACGTCCTGAAGGACGTCGTCGAGGCCGGCACCGGTACCAACGCGAAGCTCGACGACCGCGAGGCGGCCGGCAAGACCGGTACCACCGACGGCAACAACTCGGCCTGGTTCGTGGGCTACACTCCGCAGCTCTCCACCGCGATCGACATGTACCGCTTCCCCGACGACGAGAACCTCAAGGGCCGCAAGTTCGAGTCCATGAAGGGCACCGGCGGCCAGGCGAAGATCCACGGTGCGTCGTTCCCGTCGGAGATCTGGCACGACTACATGACCTCCGCCCTCAAGGGCACCGCCCCGAAGAGCTTCCCGGCTCCGGAGGACCTCGACGGCGAGGCGGTCTTCGGCGGTGGCGCGGTCAGCCCGACCCCGACGCCGACCGCGACCACGCAGTCGCCGACGCCGACCATGACGCCGTCGACCGAGGCGCCCACGGACAAGCCGACCAAGTCGCCGGACCCGGGCAAGACCTGCAGCGTCTGGGATTGGCCGTGCAAGGACAACGGCGGCACCAGCACGGGCACCGACAGCGGCGGGGCCGGCAGCGGTGGGACCACCAGCACACCCACCGTCGATCCGACGAGTACCGCCACCACCGACCCGACCAACGGCGGAGGCGGGGGCAAACCCGGCGGCACCTCATGGGGAGCCGTGGGCTAG
- a CDS encoding glycosyltransferase family 87 protein, with product MPSLQKTSPPQDPPVVCPTRRDEVAAAGSELIGGPIGRRALLGAGQLTPVRVVVLVALGMYALGMVQKLPCYNWAWFRGSTSQYTHACYSDIPHLFSGRGFAEGLVPYFDRLGGDIPFLEYPVLTGLFMQVAAWLTPGGDVTAQERTYWMVNAGLLMVCAAVLAVCVARTHRRRPWDGLLVALAPAFALTATINWDLLAVALTAAALLMWSRSRPLAFGVLLGLATAAKFYPVLLLVPVLLLCWRAGKWRAFGTALLGAAGAWLVVNLPVLVLATEGWKQFYVFSTDRNVDFGSVWLLISQLTGEQMRPETANYWALFLMMLAVAGLAYLAFNAPRRPRLVQLAFLIVAAFVLVNKVYSPQYVLWLIPLAALARPRWRDFLVWQGCEVLYFFAIWFYLAYTSSGNKQGLPTDGYQFAIVLHMAGTLYLCALVVRDILAPDRDGVRRDGSDDPSGGVLDGAEDVFVLGRAAHPARHAAPALEGPRVDWGTPRE from the coding sequence ATGCCGAGCCTCCAGAAGACGAGCCCTCCGCAGGATCCCCCGGTGGTCTGCCCCACCCGACGGGACGAGGTGGCCGCCGCCGGCAGCGAGCTGATCGGCGGCCCGATCGGACGCCGGGCGCTGCTCGGCGCAGGGCAGCTGACCCCGGTCAGGGTCGTCGTGCTCGTGGCCCTCGGGATGTACGCGCTCGGCATGGTGCAGAAGCTGCCCTGCTACAACTGGGCCTGGTTCCGCGGCTCCACCTCGCAGTACACCCACGCCTGCTACTCCGACATCCCGCACCTGTTCTCCGGGCGCGGTTTCGCGGAGGGCCTGGTCCCGTACTTCGACCGGCTGGGCGGCGACATACCGTTCCTGGAGTACCCGGTGCTCACCGGGCTGTTCATGCAGGTCGCCGCGTGGCTGACGCCGGGCGGGGACGTGACGGCGCAGGAGCGGACGTACTGGATGGTCAACGCGGGCCTGCTCATGGTCTGTGCGGCGGTCCTGGCCGTCTGCGTGGCCAGGACGCACCGGCGGCGCCCCTGGGACGGCCTGCTGGTGGCGCTCGCGCCCGCGTTCGCGCTGACCGCCACCATCAACTGGGACCTGCTCGCCGTGGCGCTGACGGCCGCCGCGCTGCTGATGTGGTCGCGCAGCCGGCCGCTCGCCTTCGGGGTGCTGCTCGGGCTCGCGACGGCCGCCAAGTTCTATCCGGTGCTGCTGCTCGTGCCCGTGCTGCTGCTGTGCTGGCGGGCCGGGAAGTGGCGCGCGTTCGGTACGGCGCTGCTGGGCGCGGCCGGTGCCTGGCTGGTGGTGAACCTGCCGGTGCTGGTGCTCGCGACGGAGGGCTGGAAGCAGTTCTACGTCTTCAGTACCGACCGGAACGTCGACTTCGGCTCGGTGTGGCTGCTGATCAGCCAGCTCACGGGCGAGCAGATGCGCCCGGAGACGGCGAACTACTGGGCGCTGTTCCTGATGATGCTTGCGGTCGCGGGGCTCGCGTATCTGGCGTTCAACGCGCCCCGCAGGCCGCGCCTTGTCCAGCTGGCGTTCCTGATCGTGGCCGCGTTCGTGCTGGTCAACAAGGTCTACTCGCCGCAGTACGTGCTGTGGCTGATCCCTCTCGCCGCGCTCGCCCGGCCGCGCTGGCGGGACTTCCTGGTGTGGCAGGGCTGTGAGGTCCTGTACTTCTTCGCGATCTGGTTCTACCTGGCGTACACGAGCAGCGGGAACAAGCAGGGGCTGCCGACCGACGGCTACCAGTTCGCGATCGTGCTGCACATGGCCGGCACGCTCTACCTGTGCGCCCTCGTCGTACGGGACATCCTGGCGCCGGACCGGGACGGGGTGCGGCGCGACGGCTCCGACGACCCGTCCGGGGGCGTTCTGGACGGCGCCGAGGACGTCTTCGTGCTCGGCAGGGCGGCGCACCCGGCGCGGCACGCGGCACCGGCCCTGGAGGGCCCGCGGGTGGACTGGGGCACGCCCCGCGAGTGA
- a CDS encoding alanine racemase yields the protein MALSLYVDTARWRAHQKTVIEQFPGLVPVCKGNGYGFGHERLSDEAARFGSDMLAVGTTYEAAKIKDWFGGDLLVLTPFRRGEEPVPLPDRVIRSVSSVDGVHALVGARVVIECMSSMKRHGVHEEELPRLHAAIEDVRLEGFALHLPLDRPDGTDAVEEVIAWMDRLRAARLPLHTMFVSHLRAEEQARLQQQFPQTRFRARIGTRLWLGDHEATEYRGAVLDVTRVAKGDRFGYRQQKTASDGWLVVVAGGTSHGVGLEAPKAMHGVMPRAKGVARAGLATVNRNLSPFVWDGKQRWFAEPPHMQVSILFVPSDAQEPKVGDELVAHLRHTTTQYDRLVER from the coding sequence ATGGCGCTCTCCCTCTATGTCGACACCGCTCGCTGGCGGGCGCACCAGAAGACCGTGATCGAGCAGTTCCCGGGCCTCGTCCCGGTCTGCAAGGGCAACGGCTACGGATTCGGCCACGAGCGGCTCTCGGACGAGGCCGCGCGCTTCGGCTCCGACATGCTCGCGGTGGGCACCACGTACGAGGCCGCGAAGATCAAGGACTGGTTCGGCGGCGACCTGCTCGTCCTCACCCCGTTCCGACGCGGTGAGGAGCCGGTGCCGCTGCCCGACCGGGTCATCCGCTCGGTCTCCTCGGTGGACGGTGTGCACGCCCTGGTCGGCGCCCGCGTCGTCATCGAGTGCATGAGCTCGATGAAGCGGCACGGCGTCCACGAGGAGGAGCTGCCCAGGCTCCACGCGGCCATCGAGGACGTACGCCTGGAGGGCTTCGCCCTCCACCTGCCGCTGGACCGCCCCGACGGCACCGACGCCGTCGAGGAGGTCATCGCCTGGATGGACCGGCTGCGGGCCGCCCGGCTGCCGCTGCACACCATGTTCGTCAGCCATCTGCGCGCCGAGGAGCAGGCCCGGCTCCAGCAGCAGTTCCCGCAGACCCGCTTCCGGGCCCGCATCGGCACCCGGCTGTGGCTGGGCGACCACGAGGCGACCGAGTACCGCGGCGCGGTCCTCGACGTCACCCGGGTCGCCAAGGGCGACCGCTTCGGCTACCGGCAGCAGAAGACCGCCTCCGACGGCTGGCTCGTGGTGGTCGCCGGCGGCACCTCGCACGGCGTCGGCCTGGAGGCCCCCAAGGCCATGCACGGCGTGATGCCGCGGGCCAAGGGCGTCGCCCGGGCCGGCCTCGCCACCGTCAACCGGAACCTTTCCCCGTTCGTCTGGGACGGCAAGCAGCGCTGGTTCGCCGAACCGCCGCACATGCAGGTGTCGATCCTGTTCGTGCCGTCCGACGCCCAGGAGCCCAAGGTCGGCGACGAGCTGGTCGCACACCTGCGGCACACCACGACGCAGTACGACCGGCTCGTCGAGCGCTGA
- a CDS encoding peptidoglycan bridge formation glycyltransferase FemA/FemB family protein, with the protein MSLTLRTISREQHLAFIQSQPAASHCQVPAWADVKTEWRSENLGWFDKSGELVGAGLVLYRQLPKIKRYLAYLPEGPVINWYAPNLDEWLQPMLAHLKQQGAFSVKMGPPVVIRRWDSTAIKAGIQDPDVKRLKDVEATHIEPRAFEVADRLRKMGWQQGEDGGAGFGDVQPRYVFQVPLANRSLDDVLKGFNQLWRRNIKKAEKAGVEVVQGGYEDLAEWQRLYEITAVRDHFRPRPLSYFQRMWTVLNNEDPNRMRLYFARHNGVNLSAATMLVVGGHVWYSYGASDNIGREVRPSNAMQWRMLRDAYAMGATVYDLRGISDSLDETDHLFGLIQFKVGTGGEAVEYVGEWDFPLNKLLHKALDIYMSRR; encoded by the coding sequence ATGAGCCTGACCCTGAGGACCATCAGTCGTGAGCAGCATCTGGCATTCATCCAGAGCCAGCCCGCGGCGAGCCACTGTCAGGTCCCGGCATGGGCTGATGTGAAGACCGAGTGGCGCTCGGAGAACCTCGGCTGGTTCGACAAGTCCGGTGAGCTCGTGGGTGCCGGTCTGGTGCTCTACCGTCAGCTGCCCAAGATCAAGCGCTACTTGGCCTATCTGCCCGAGGGCCCGGTCATCAACTGGTACGCGCCGAACCTGGACGAGTGGCTGCAGCCGATGCTGGCCCACCTCAAGCAGCAGGGCGCCTTCTCCGTGAAGATGGGCCCGCCGGTGGTCATCCGGCGCTGGGACTCGACCGCCATCAAGGCCGGCATCCAGGACCCGGACGTCAAGCGCCTCAAGGACGTCGAGGCCACCCACATCGAGCCGCGCGCCTTCGAAGTCGCCGACCGGCTGCGGAAGATGGGCTGGCAGCAGGGCGAGGACGGCGGCGCCGGCTTCGGCGACGTCCAGCCCCGCTACGTCTTCCAGGTCCCGCTCGCCAACCGCTCGCTGGACGACGTCCTCAAGGGCTTCAACCAGCTGTGGCGCCGCAACATCAAGAAGGCCGAGAAGGCCGGTGTCGAGGTCGTCCAGGGCGGTTACGAGGACCTGGCCGAGTGGCAGCGGCTGTACGAGATCACGGCCGTCCGCGACCACTTCCGGCCGCGCCCGCTCTCGTACTTCCAGCGCATGTGGACCGTCCTCAACAACGAGGACCCCAACCGCATGCGGCTCTACTTCGCCCGCCACAACGGCGTGAACCTGTCCGCCGCGACGATGCTCGTGGTCGGCGGCCACGTCTGGTACTCGTACGGTGCCTCCGACAACATCGGCCGCGAGGTCCGCCCCTCGAACGCCATGCAGTGGCGGATGCTGCGCGACGCCTACGCGATGGGCGCGACCGTCTACGACCTGCGCGGCATCTCGGACTCGCTGGACGAGACCGACCACCTCTTCGGCCTGATCCAGTTCAAGGTCGGCACCGGCGGCGAGGCCGTGGAGTACGTCGGCGAGTGGGACTTCCCGCTCAACAAGCTCCTGCACAAGGCCCTGGACATCTACATGTCGCGCCGCTGA
- the rpsF gene encoding 30S ribosomal protein S6 → MRHYEVMVILDPDLEERAVSPLIENFLSVVREGNGKVEKVDTWGRRRLAYEIKKKPEGIYSVIDLQAEPAVVKELDRQMNLNESVLRTKVLRPETH, encoded by the coding sequence ATGCGTCACTACGAGGTGATGGTCATCCTCGACCCCGATCTCGAGGAGCGCGCTGTCTCCCCGCTGATCGAGAACTTCCTCTCCGTCGTCCGTGAGGGCAACGGAAAGGTCGAGAAGGTCGACACCTGGGGCCGTCGTCGTCTCGCCTACGAGATCAAGAAGAAGCCCGAGGGCATCTACTCGGTCATCGACCTGCAGGCCGAGCCTGCGGTCGTCAAGGAGCTCGACCGCCAGATGAACCTGAACGAGTCGGTCCTCCGGACCAAGGTCCTCCGCCCCGAGACCCACTGA
- a CDS encoding single-stranded DNA-binding protein has product MAGETVITVVGNLVEDPELRFTPSGAAVAKFRVASTPRTFDRQTNEWKDGESLFLTCSVWRQAAENVAESLQKGMRVVVQGRLKQRSYEDREGVKRTVYELDVEEVGPSLRNATAKVTRTTGRGGQGGYGGGQQQQGGGGGWGGNSGGGQQGGGAPSDDPWASSAPSGGQQGGGGGWGGNSGGSGGGYSDEPPF; this is encoded by the coding sequence ATGGCAGGCGAGACCGTCATCACGGTCGTCGGCAACCTTGTCGAAGACCCCGAGCTGCGCTTCACCCCGTCCGGTGCGGCGGTCGCGAAGTTCCGCGTCGCGTCCACTCCCCGCACCTTCGACCGGCAGACCAATGAGTGGAAGGACGGCGAGAGCCTGTTCCTGACCTGCTCGGTCTGGCGGCAGGCGGCGGAGAACGTCGCCGAGTCGCTGCAGAAGGGCATGCGCGTCGTCGTGCAGGGCCGTCTGAAGCAGCGGTCCTACGAGGACCGCGAGGGCGTCAAGCGCACGGTCTACGAGCTGGACGTCGAGGAAGTCGGCCCCAGCCTGCGCAACGCCACGGCCAAGGTCACCCGCACCACCGGTCGCGGTGGCCAGGGCGGCTACGGCGGCGGCCAGCAGCAGCAGGGCGGCGGCGGTGGCTGGGGTGGCAACTCCGGCGGCGGCCAGCAGGGCGGCGGAGCTCCCTCCGACGACCCCTGGGCCTCCAGCGCCCCGTCCGGCGGCCAGCAGGGCGGCGGCGGTGGCTGGGGTGGAAACTCCGGCGGTTCCGGCGGCGGCTACTCGGACGAGCCTCCCTTCTAG
- the rpsR gene encoding 30S ribosomal protein S18 — protein MAKPPVRKPKKKVCAFCKDKVAYVDYKDTNMLRKFISDRGKIRARRVTGNCTQHQRDVATAVKNSREMALLPYTSTAR, from the coding sequence ATGGCGAAGCCGCCTGTGCGCAAGCCTAAGAAGAAGGTCTGCGCGTTCTGCAAGGACAAGGTCGCGTACGTCGACTACAAGGACACGAACATGCTGCGGAAGTTCATTTCCGACCGCGGCAAGATCCGTGCCCGTCGCGTGACCGGCAACTGCACGCAGCACCAGCGTGACGTCGCCACGGCCGTCAAGAACAGCCGTGAGATGGCGCTGCTGCCCTACACGTCCACCGCGCGCTAA
- the rplI gene encoding 50S ribosomal protein L9: MKIILTHEVSGLGAAGDVVDVKDGYARNYLVPRGFALRWTKGGEKDVAQIRRARKIHEIATIEQANEVKAQLEGTKVRLAVRSGDAGRLFGSVTQADVADAIKTAGGPAVDKRRVELGSPIKTLGSHEVTVRLHADVVAKLGVEVVAA, translated from the coding sequence ATGAAGATCATCCTCACCCACGAGGTGTCCGGTCTCGGTGCCGCCGGCGACGTCGTCGACGTCAAGGACGGCTACGCTCGCAACTACCTGGTCCCGCGCGGCTTCGCGCTCCGCTGGACCAAGGGCGGCGAGAAGGACGTGGCGCAGATCCGCCGCGCCCGCAAGATCCACGAGATCGCGACCATCGAGCAGGCCAACGAGGTCAAGGCCCAGCTCGAGGGCACGAAGGTCCGTCTGGCCGTTCGCTCCGGCGACGCCGGCCGCCTCTTCGGCTCCGTGACCCAGGCCGATGTCGCCGACGCGATCAAGACCGCCGGTGGCCCGGCCGTCGACAAGCGTCGCGTCGAGCTCGGTTCGCCGATCAAGACCCTGGGCTCGCACGAGGTGACCGTGCGTCTGCACGCTGACGTCGTCGCGAAGCTCGGCGTCGAGGTCGTCGCCGCGTAA
- a CDS encoding MATE family efflux transporter: MHTAPATPKAVRRQHDREIVSLAVPAFGALVAEPLFLMVDSAIVGHLGTPQLAGLAIASALLSTAVSVFVFLAYATTAAVARRVGAGDLKAAIRQGIDGIWLALLLGAAVVALTLPTASWLVDLFGASDTAAPYATTYLRISILGIPAMLVVLAATGVLRGLQDTRTPLYVAIGGFAANGALNLGLVYGAGLGIAGSAWGTVIAQFGMAAAYLLVVVRGARRHGASLRPDAAGIRASAQAGAPLLIRTLSLRAVLMIATAVAARLGDADVAAHQIILSLWSLMAFALDAIAIAGQAIIGRYLGADDATGARQVCRRMVQWGVVSGIALGALLILARPLFVPLFTGDPAVQDALFPALLVVALSQPISGVVFVLDGVLMGAGDGPYLAWAMLLTLAVFAPVALLVPALGGGLTALWGAMTLMMLVRMATLWFRERSGRWLVTGATR, encoded by the coding sequence ATGCACACGGCTCCCGCGACCCCCAAGGCCGTTCGACGGCAACACGACCGCGAGATCGTCTCGCTCGCCGTCCCGGCCTTCGGCGCACTCGTCGCCGAGCCCCTCTTCCTCATGGTCGACAGTGCCATCGTCGGGCATCTCGGCACCCCCCAGCTCGCCGGGCTCGCCATCGCCTCGGCGCTGCTCTCCACCGCCGTCAGCGTCTTCGTCTTCCTCGCCTACGCGACCACCGCGGCCGTCGCCCGCCGGGTCGGCGCCGGCGACCTCAAGGCCGCCATCCGCCAGGGCATCGACGGCATCTGGCTCGCCCTGCTCCTCGGCGCCGCCGTGGTCGCCCTCACCCTGCCCACCGCTTCCTGGCTGGTCGACCTCTTCGGAGCCTCCGACACGGCCGCCCCCTACGCCACCACATATCTGCGCATCTCCATCCTGGGCATCCCCGCCATGCTGGTCGTCCTGGCCGCCACCGGCGTCCTGCGCGGCCTCCAGGACACCCGCACGCCGCTCTACGTCGCCATCGGCGGCTTCGCGGCCAACGGCGCCCTCAACCTCGGCCTGGTCTACGGCGCGGGCCTCGGCATCGCCGGCTCCGCCTGGGGCACGGTCATCGCCCAGTTCGGGATGGCCGCCGCGTACCTCCTCGTCGTCGTCCGCGGCGCCCGCCGCCACGGCGCCTCGCTGCGCCCCGACGCCGCCGGCATCCGGGCCTCCGCCCAGGCCGGCGCCCCGCTCCTGATCCGTACGCTCTCGCTGCGCGCCGTCCTGATGATCGCCACCGCCGTCGCGGCCCGGCTCGGGGACGCCGATGTCGCGGCCCACCAGATCATCCTGTCCCTGTGGAGCCTGATGGCCTTCGCCCTGGACGCGATCGCCATCGCCGGGCAGGCCATCATCGGGCGGTACCTCGGCGCCGACGACGCGACGGGTGCCCGTCAGGTCTGCCGCCGCATGGTCCAGTGGGGCGTGGTCTCCGGGATCGCTCTCGGCGCGCTGCTGATCCTCGCCCGGCCGCTCTTCGTCCCGCTCTTCACCGGCGACCCCGCCGTTCAGGACGCGCTGTTCCCCGCCCTCCTCGTCGTGGCGCTCTCGCAGCCGATCTCCGGGGTGGTCTTCGTCCTCGACGGCGTCCTCATGGGCGCGGGCGACGGCCCGTATCTCGCCTGGGCCATGCTGCTGACCCTGGCCGTCTTCGCCCCCGTGGCCCTTCTGGTCCCCGCGCTGGGCGGCGGCCTCACGGCTCTGTGGGGAGCGATGACGCTGATGATGCTCGTCCGCATGGCCACGCTGTGGTTCCGCGAGCGCTCGGGCCGCTGGCTCGTCACGGGCGCCACGCGCTGA
- the dnaB gene encoding replicative DNA helicase, protein MDDPWADSGPGDRLPTRTRERGGRGRGREDQHERGSEDGGWDSGISAFERVPPQDLDAEQSVLGGMLLSKDAIADVVEIIKGHDFYKPAHETVYAAILDLYAKGEPADPITVGAELTKRGEITRVGGASYLHTLVQSVPTAANASYYAEIVHERAVLRRLVEAGTKITQMGYAADGDVDDIVNRAQSEIYQVTEQRTTEDYLPLGDIMEGALDEIEAIGSRSGEMTGVPTGFTDLDALTNGLHPGQMIIIAARPAMGKSTLALDFARAASIKHNLPSVIFSLEMGRNEIAMRLLSAEARVALHHMRSGTMTDEDWTRLARRMPDVSQAPLYIDDSPNLSMMEIRAKCRRLKQRSGIKLVIIDYLQLMQAGGSKRAESRQQEVSEMSRNLKLLAKELELPVIALSQLNRGPEQRTDKKPMVSDLRESGSIEQDADMVILLHREDAYEKESPRAGEADIIVGKHRNGPTATITVAFQGHYSRFVDMAQT, encoded by the coding sequence ATGGACGATCCCTGGGCCGACAGCGGACCCGGCGACCGGCTCCCGACGCGTACCCGCGAGCGGGGCGGCCGCGGACGGGGCCGGGAGGACCAGCACGAGCGCGGCAGCGAGGACGGCGGCTGGGACAGCGGGATCTCCGCCTTCGAGCGGGTGCCCCCGCAGGACCTGGACGCCGAGCAGTCCGTCCTGGGCGGCATGCTGCTGTCCAAGGACGCGATCGCCGACGTCGTCGAGATCATCAAGGGCCACGACTTCTACAAGCCGGCCCACGAGACGGTCTACGCGGCGATCCTCGACCTCTACGCCAAGGGCGAGCCCGCCGACCCCATCACGGTCGGCGCCGAGCTCACCAAGCGCGGCGAGATCACCCGGGTCGGCGGCGCCTCGTATCTGCACACCCTCGTGCAGTCGGTGCCGACCGCGGCCAACGCCTCGTACTACGCGGAGATCGTCCACGAGCGGGCCGTGCTGCGCCGCCTCGTGGAGGCCGGCACCAAGATCACGCAGATGGGATACGCGGCCGACGGCGACGTCGACGACATCGTCAACCGCGCCCAGTCCGAGATCTACCAGGTCACCGAGCAGCGCACCACCGAGGACTACCTGCCGCTCGGCGACATCATGGAGGGCGCGCTCGACGAGATCGAGGCGATCGGCTCCCGCAGCGGCGAGATGACCGGTGTGCCCACCGGCTTCACCGACCTCGACGCGCTCACCAACGGGCTGCACCCCGGCCAGATGATCATCATCGCGGCCCGTCCCGCCATGGGTAAGTCCACGCTCGCGCTCGACTTCGCCCGGGCCGCCTCCATCAAGCACAACCTGCCCAGCGTCATCTTCTCCCTCGAAATGGGCCGCAACGAGATCGCGATGCGTCTGCTCTCGGCCGAGGCCCGGGTGGCGCTGCACCACATGCGCTCCGGCACCATGACCGACGAGGACTGGACCCGGCTCGCCCGCCGGATGCCGGACGTCTCGCAGGCCCCGCTCTACATCGACGACTCGCCGAACCTGTCGATGATGGAGATCCGCGCCAAGTGCCGCCGCCTCAAGCAGCGCAGCGGCATCAAGCTCGTCATCATCGACTACCTCCAGCTGATGCAGGCCGGCGGCTCCAAGCGGGCCGAGAGCCGCCAGCAGGAGGTCTCGGAGATGTCGCGAAACCTCAAGCTCCTCGCCAAGGAGCTGGAGCTTCCCGTCATCGCGCTCTCCCAGCTGAACCGTGGCCCCGAGCAGCGCACCGACAAGAAGCCGATGGTGTCCGACCTCCGAGAGTCCGGCTCCATCGAGCAGGACGCCGACATGGTCATCCTGCTGCACCGCGAGGACGCCTACGAGAAGGAGTCCCCGCGCGCGGGCGAGGCCGACATCATCGTCGGCAAGCACCGTAACGGCCCGACGGCGACCATCACCGTGGCCTTCCAGGGCCACTACTCGCGCTTCGTGGACATGGCACAAACCTGA